A genomic segment from Rhizobium sp. NLR16a encodes:
- a CDS encoding ABC transporter permease, which yields MIRFILSDLRRLWAGSLVVVLLVALATALGVSVVLQERALRLGSARAADKFDLVIGAGGSETQLVLSSVFLQPSPLPLMPGEVLARLAADPRVDWAAPIGFGDSFSAYPIVGTTATLADRLSGGFAEGKVFAREGEAVIGSAVKLSLGGEIKPRHGLAEEGGETHTELVYHVAGRLRSTGTAWDRAILVPIQAVWHIHGLGEEEHEEPGDDHEPASADHDAHAHQEHHGEIDPAAVLDEKWAANAPGLPAILVKPKTIADAYKLRQDYRSGNTVAVFPGEVLTNLYATLGDAKQILVAVASGAQALVAASLVLVTVIHIGQRRRQIGALRAFGAPRSAIFGIVWLEFFALVAVGIALGFGLGFAAALGLSGMFSQTSGIAMPVGFAREDGGLAGVLLAFSALLAALPAVLAYRQSPAQALRA from the coding sequence ATGATCCGCTTCATCCTTTCCGATCTTCGCCGCCTCTGGGCGGGGTCGTTGGTGGTGGTGCTGCTGGTGGCGCTTGCGACGGCGCTCGGCGTCTCCGTTGTCCTGCAGGAGCGAGCGCTTCGCCTCGGCAGCGCCCGCGCCGCCGACAAGTTCGATCTCGTTATCGGCGCCGGCGGCAGCGAGACACAGCTCGTTTTATCCTCCGTCTTCCTGCAGCCCTCGCCCCTGCCGCTGATGCCGGGCGAGGTGCTGGCCAGGCTTGCCGCCGATCCCCGTGTCGACTGGGCGGCACCGATCGGCTTCGGCGACTCGTTCTCCGCCTATCCGATCGTCGGCACGACTGCGACCCTGGCGGACAGGCTGTCGGGCGGCTTTGCCGAGGGGAAGGTTTTCGCCCGCGAGGGAGAGGCGGTGATCGGCTCGGCCGTCAAGCTTTCGCTCGGCGGCGAGATCAAGCCGAGGCATGGCCTAGCGGAAGAAGGCGGCGAGACCCACACCGAACTCGTCTACCACGTTGCCGGCCGCCTGCGGTCGACGGGGACAGCCTGGGACCGAGCCATTCTCGTTCCGATCCAGGCCGTCTGGCATATCCATGGCCTTGGGGAGGAGGAACACGAGGAGCCTGGAGACGATCATGAGCCGGCGAGCGCCGATCACGACGCGCATGCGCATCAGGAACATCATGGCGAAATCGACCCGGCTGCCGTGCTCGACGAGAAATGGGCCGCGAATGCTCCCGGCCTTCCCGCCATCCTCGTCAAGCCGAAGACGATCGCCGATGCCTACAAGCTGCGGCAGGACTATCGCAGCGGCAATACCGTCGCCGTCTTCCCCGGCGAGGTGCTGACCAATCTTTATGCCACGCTCGGCGACGCCAAGCAGATCCTCGTCGCGGTCGCTTCCGGCGCGCAGGCTCTCGTCGCAGCCTCGCTGGTGTTGGTCACGGTCATCCATATCGGTCAGCGCCGCCGCCAGATCGGCGCATTGAGGGCCTTCGGCGCCCCACGAAGTGCGATCTTCGGCATCGTCTGGTTGGAATTCTTCGCGCTCGTGGCAGTTGGGATCGCGCTCGGATTCGGGCTTGGATTTGCCGCGGCGCTTGGCTTGTCCGGCATGTTCTCGCAAACGAGCGGCATCGCCATGCCCGTCGGCTTCGCCCGCGAAGATGGTGGGCTTGCAGGGGTGTTGCTCGCCTTTTCCGCACTGCTCGCCGCACTGCCGGCGGTGCTCGCCTACCGGCAATCGCCGGCGCAGGCGCTGAGGGCGTGA
- a CDS encoding ATP-binding cassette domain-containing protein produces MLALDIENLAITFPGLSSPALAIGRLSIKAGSRVAITGASGSGKSTFVNIIAGLERTRQGRIRWNREDIASFSESGRDRFRAANIGLVMQEFHLFPGLSALENVLLPARLARAATADVMERAHVLLTTVGLSRPGQKIETMSRGEMQRVAIGRALLRKPGVIIADEPTASLDAESGEAVGDLLLDLAIAEGSTLIVVSHDQRLASRLDRRITFGSGRISDDSAATAGEAA; encoded by the coding sequence ATGCTCGCTCTCGATATCGAAAACCTTGCCATCACCTTTCCAGGCCTGTCCTCGCCGGCGCTGGCAATCGGCCGCCTGTCGATCAAGGCCGGCAGCAGGGTCGCCATCACGGGAGCGTCCGGCTCCGGCAAGAGCACCTTCGTCAACATCATTGCCGGGCTGGAGCGGACACGCCAAGGCCGCATCCGCTGGAACCGCGAGGATATCGCCAGTTTTTCCGAAAGCGGGCGCGACCGGTTCCGCGCTGCCAATATCGGCCTGGTCATGCAGGAGTTCCATCTTTTCCCGGGCCTGTCGGCGCTGGAAAACGTGCTTCTGCCGGCGCGGCTTGCCAGGGCCGCCACAGCTGACGTCATGGAGCGGGCGCATGTGCTTTTGACCACTGTCGGTCTTTCCCGCCCGGGCCAGAAGATCGAAACAATGTCGCGCGGCGAGATGCAGCGCGTGGCGATCGGCCGGGCGCTGTTGCGCAAGCCCGGCGTCATCATCGCCGACGAACCGACCGCGAGCCTCGATGCCGAAAGCGGTGAGGCCGTCGGCGATCTCCTCCTCGATCTTGCCATTGCCGAGGGCAGCACGCTGATCGTCGTTTCGCACGATCAGCGCCTGGCAAGCCGGCTCGACCGGCGCATCACCTTCGGCTCGGGCCGGATCAGCGACGATTCCGCGGCAACGGCGGGAGAGGCTGCATGA
- a CDS encoding alkaline phosphatase — MRTLLAAFAATTILAGAAQATTVYPLDRATILVGSPFDFKVELNKQVKPEDVKITVNGQDYKSVLGGEAQFIELEKGKEDKALGSALLLRGLKISVPGDYKIEVAAGDETKSVTWNVYETAAQPKAKNIIFMLGDGLSVAHRTAARIMSKGMTEGKANGRLNMDDLDRMAFIGTSATNAVATDSANTMSAFMTGHKTAVNAIGVYADRTPSSLDDPRVETFGEAVRRTTKKSIGIVATSEVEDATPAAVVAHTRNRGDKADVVGMLLDVKPEVLLGGGSAYFLGKEVAGSKRKDNQDYIKLFQDAGYKLATDKNELAANASAEGNLLGLFHTGNMDVTLDREFLKKGTVDKFPNQPGLVDMTKAALDRLSKNPDGFFLMVEGSSIDKMSHPLDWDRAVVDTIEFDQAIGVAREFQKAHPDTLIVVTGDHTHGVSIIGTVDDEKPGTEMREKVGTYAEAGFSNYKDENGDGYPDKIDVSRRLFLSANNGPDHYETFRPKLDGPFVPAVQNEKKEYVANEQYKDVPGAVFVQGNLPKSSESGVHAVDDVVLQSAGPGAEGFHGYLEQSDVYRVLADAFALGAKQTN, encoded by the coding sequence ATGCGTACGCTTCTTGCCGCCTTTGCGGCCACCACCATCCTTGCGGGCGCCGCTCAGGCGACGACGGTCTATCCGCTCGATCGCGCCACGATCCTTGTCGGCTCGCCGTTCGATTTCAAGGTCGAGCTCAACAAGCAGGTCAAGCCTGAGGACGTGAAGATCACGGTCAACGGCCAGGATTACAAGAGCGTTCTCGGGGGCGAAGCGCAGTTCATCGAGCTGGAAAAGGGCAAGGAAGACAAGGCTCTCGGCTCCGCTCTGCTGTTGCGCGGCTTGAAGATTTCCGTTCCGGGCGACTACAAGATCGAAGTCGCTGCCGGCGACGAAACCAAGTCCGTCACCTGGAACGTTTACGAAACCGCTGCCCAGCCGAAGGCCAAGAATATCATCTTCATGCTCGGCGACGGGCTTTCCGTCGCGCATCGCACCGCCGCCCGCATCATGTCCAAGGGCATGACCGAAGGTAAGGCGAATGGCCGTCTGAACATGGACGATCTCGATCGCATGGCTTTCATCGGCACGTCGGCGACGAATGCCGTTGCCACGGACTCGGCCAACACCATGTCGGCCTTCATGACCGGCCATAAGACAGCCGTCAACGCGATCGGCGTCTACGCGGACCGTACACCATCTTCGCTCGACGATCCGCGTGTCGAAACTTTCGGCGAAGCCGTCCGCCGTACGACGAAGAAGTCGATCGGCATCGTTGCGACATCTGAAGTCGAAGACGCTACGCCGGCTGCTGTCGTTGCCCATACCCGCAACCGCGGCGACAAGGCCGACGTCGTCGGCATGCTGCTCGACGTCAAGCCGGAAGTCCTGCTGGGCGGCGGCTCGGCCTATTTCCTCGGCAAGGAGGTCGCCGGTTCCAAGCGCAAGGACAATCAGGATTACATCAAGCTGTTCCAGGATGCCGGCTACAAGCTTGCGACCGACAAGAACGAACTCGCCGCCAATGCGTCGGCTGAAGGCAATCTCCTCGGTCTCTTCCACACCGGCAATATGGACGTGACGCTCGACCGCGAATTCCTGAAGAAGGGCACTGTCGACAAGTTCCCGAACCAGCCGGGCCTCGTCGACATGACCAAGGCCGCGCTCGACCGCCTCTCCAAGAATCCGGATGGTTTCTTCCTGATGGTTGAAGGCTCCTCGATCGACAAGATGTCCCATCCGCTCGATTGGGATCGCGCCGTTGTCGATACCATCGAATTCGACCAGGCGATCGGCGTTGCCCGCGAATTCCAGAAGGCGCATCCGGACACGCTGATCGTCGTTACCGGCGACCACACGCATGGTGTTTCGATCATCGGAACCGTCGATGACGAGAAGCCGGGTACGGAAATGCGCGAAAAGGTTGGCACCTATGCCGAAGCCGGCTTCTCGAACTACAAGGACGAAAATGGCGACGGCTATCCCGACAAGATCGACGTCAGCCGCCGCCTGTTCCTGAGTGCCAACAATGGCCCCGATCACTACGAGACCTTCCGTCCGAAGCTCGACGGTCCCTTCGTTCCGGCTGTCCAGAACGAAAAGAAGGAATATGTCGCCAACGAGCAGTATAAGGATGTTCCCGGCGCCGTCTTCGTGCAGGGCAATCTTCCGAAGAGCAGCGAGAGCGGCGTTCATGCGGTCGACGACGTCGTCCTGCAGTCGGCCGGCCCGGGCGCTGAAGGCTTCCATGGCTACCTCGAACAGAGCGACGTCTACCGTGTGCTCGCCGACGCCTTCGCGCTCGGCGCCAAGCAGACGAACTGA
- a CDS encoding aspartate-semialdehyde dehydrogenase — translation MGFKVAIAGATGNVGREMLNILSERGFPADEVVALASSRSQGTEVSYGDRTLKVSNLENYDFSDTDICLMSAGGEVSKKFSPKIGQQGCVVIDNSSAWRYDADVPLIVPEVNPDAVTQFTKRNIIANPNCSTAQLVVALKPLHDFAKIKRVVVSTYQSVSGAGKDGMDELFNQTRAVFVADPIENKKFTKRIAFNVIPHIDSFMEDGYTKEEWKVLAETKKMLDPKIKVTCTAVRVPVFIGHSESVNIEFENEITADQARDILRDAPGCLVIDKRENGGYITPYESAGEDATYISRIREDATVENGLNMWVVSDNLRKGAALNAIQIAELLVNRGLVKPRKQAA, via the coding sequence ATGGGTTTCAAAGTAGCAATTGCAGGAGCCACCGGAAATGTCGGCCGGGAGATGCTCAACATCCTCTCCGAACGCGGCTTCCCCGCCGATGAGGTCGTGGCGCTCGCCTCCTCGCGTTCGCAGGGCACTGAGGTGTCCTACGGGGACCGGACGCTGAAGGTCTCCAATCTGGAGAATTACGATTTCTCCGATACCGATATCTGCCTGATGTCGGCCGGCGGCGAGGTCTCGAAGAAATTCTCCCCCAAGATCGGCCAGCAGGGCTGTGTCGTCATCGACAATTCCTCGGCCTGGCGTTACGACGCCGACGTGCCGCTAATCGTGCCGGAAGTGAACCCGGACGCCGTCACGCAGTTCACCAAGCGCAACATCATTGCCAATCCGAACTGCTCGACCGCGCAGCTGGTGGTTGCGCTGAAGCCGCTGCACGACTTCGCCAAGATCAAGCGTGTCGTCGTCTCCACCTATCAGTCGGTCTCCGGCGCCGGCAAGGACGGCATGGACGAGCTCTTCAACCAGACGCGCGCCGTATTCGTTGCCGATCCGATCGAGAACAAGAAGTTCACCAAACGCATCGCCTTCAACGTCATCCCGCACATCGATAGCTTCATGGAAGACGGCTACACCAAGGAAGAATGGAAGGTGCTGGCCGAGACGAAGAAGATGCTCGATCCGAAGATCAAGGTGACCTGCACGGCGGTGCGTGTGCCCGTCTTCATCGGTCATTCGGAATCGGTCAACATCGAATTCGAGAACGAGATCACCGCCGACCAGGCCCGCGATATCCTGCGCGATGCCCCGGGCTGCCTCGTCATCGACAAGCGCGAGAACGGCGGTTACATCACGCCTTATGAATCCGCCGGCGAAGATGCGACCTATATCTCGCGCATCCGCGAGGACGCGACGGTCGAAAACGGCCTCAATATGTGGGTGGTCTCCGACAACCTGCGCAAGGGCGCGGCGCTGAACGCCATCCAGATCGCCGAGCTGCTCGTCAATCGCGGCCTGGTCAAGCCGCGCAAGCAGGCAGCCTGA
- a CDS encoding lytic murein transglycosylase, with the protein MRMTKLFLAAAAAMGVLHAVPAFAQGLQCGNTSAGFDAWVADFKQTAAANGVSQSVLSRAFANVNYNKPTIAADRGQKSFKLSFDAFMQKRGGAAVISRGRSMKAANQALFSSIERRFGVPAGPLIAIWGMETGFGSYMGNQHTLSAVSTLAYDCRRSDYFTDQLYAALQLVSEGYLSPQAKGAAHGEIGQTQFLPRNVVRFGADGDGDGRVDMVGSRADALASTANFLKGHGWRAGAGYQPGEPNFAAIQGWNAASVYQQAIAYIGQQIDGGR; encoded by the coding sequence ATGCGCATGACAAAGTTGTTTCTGGCGGCCGCTGCGGCAATGGGCGTCCTCCACGCGGTACCGGCGTTCGCGCAAGGACTGCAATGTGGCAATACCAGCGCCGGCTTCGACGCCTGGGTCGCCGATTTCAAGCAGACGGCAGCGGCCAATGGCGTCAGCCAATCGGTGCTCAGCCGCGCCTTCGCCAACGTCAACTACAACAAGCCGACGATCGCCGCCGATCGCGGCCAGAAAAGCTTCAAGCTCTCCTTCGATGCCTTCATGCAGAAGCGCGGCGGTGCCGCCGTCATTTCCCGCGGCCGGTCGATGAAAGCGGCCAACCAGGCCCTTTTTTCCTCGATCGAACGCCGCTTCGGCGTTCCCGCCGGTCCGCTGATCGCAATCTGGGGCATGGAGACCGGTTTCGGCAGCTATATGGGCAACCAGCATACGCTGTCGGCTGTGTCGACCCTTGCCTATGACTGCCGTCGTTCGGACTATTTCACCGATCAGCTCTATGCTGCGCTTCAGCTGGTCTCCGAAGGTTATCTGAGCCCGCAGGCCAAGGGTGCCGCCCATGGTGAAATCGGCCAGACGCAGTTTCTGCCACGCAACGTCGTGCGCTTCGGCGCCGACGGCGACGGCGACGGCCGGGTCGACATGGTCGGCTCCCGCGCCGATGCGCTGGCCTCGACCGCAAATTTCCTCAAGGGCCACGGCTGGCGTGCCGGCGCCGGCTATCAGCCGGGAGAGCCGAATTTCGCTGCGATCCAGGGGTGGAACGCCGCCAGCGTTTATCAGCAGGCGATCGCCTATATCGGCCAACAGATCGACGGCGGCAGATAA
- a CDS encoding GGDEF domain-containing protein produces MKFETIKKVILAAILLPFVFMLIEGVFVLRTSILQYRDLENDRRFADVLARGGSIAATEILSEIDATRRYLAHPSSGTAVDMQQSRLTLDRERHAFYASLPSRDTLDQGLADELAALSLAYSRIIAARSAVDQGRYSGSNPGSIYWYAALKQLAVVDALSPLISDPVLLEKSNQLMGILLTYYGERLITGIGTRYLDQDVSARFPIELFIQGKTMLGAGMDHMVFHSSAPVVRDIVAYLGRSDQMKANAITDAILAGSRPSRAMGDAWAAAQRERMAFLQQKMVEAASDIHETGEQFSTLSHIHLTQILALCAGLLILATLVMVLAARGLRLIDKLTRDRETLVGELRNAAQTDLLTGLYNRRGFEVAASALLTQAEHGSHWISVVLFDLDHFKKINDVHGHDAGDAVLRHVAGVARQNFRSFDLLVRHGGEEFLALLPDSTPDEAAIVAERVRRAIETAEIPLASGDFLKVTASFGCAGRANDAANRNFEDLVKRADLALYAAKASGRNCVVSGPVVPAPPQEERRKTASGGSFDSRI; encoded by the coding sequence ATGAAGTTTGAAACCATCAAAAAGGTTATCCTGGCCGCCATCCTGCTGCCCTTCGTCTTCATGCTCATTGAAGGCGTTTTTGTCCTCCGAACTTCCATCTTGCAATACCGAGATCTCGAGAACGACCGGCGGTTCGCCGACGTACTTGCGCGCGGCGGGTCGATCGCGGCCACGGAAATCCTGAGCGAAATCGATGCCACTCGCCGCTATCTCGCGCATCCCAGCAGCGGGACTGCTGTCGACATGCAGCAAAGCCGGCTGACGCTGGATCGCGAACGCCATGCTTTCTATGCCAGCTTGCCGTCGCGCGATACGCTCGATCAAGGGCTTGCAGATGAATTGGCGGCCCTCAGCCTTGCCTATAGCCGCATCATCGCCGCGCGAAGCGCCGTCGACCAGGGCCGTTACTCCGGCAGCAACCCCGGCTCCATCTACTGGTATGCGGCTCTCAAGCAGCTTGCCGTCGTCGACGCACTTTCACCGCTGATCAGCGACCCGGTGCTGCTTGAAAAATCCAACCAGTTGATGGGCATCCTGCTCACCTACTACGGCGAAAGGTTGATCACCGGGATTGGCACCCGCTACCTCGATCAAGACGTTTCCGCCAGATTTCCGATTGAACTGTTCATTCAGGGCAAGACCATGCTCGGTGCCGGCATGGATCACATGGTCTTCCATTCCTCAGCGCCGGTCGTGCGCGACATCGTTGCCTATCTCGGTCGCAGCGACCAGATGAAGGCGAATGCGATCACCGACGCCATTCTCGCCGGCTCGCGGCCGTCGCGCGCAATGGGCGACGCCTGGGCGGCCGCACAGCGCGAACGCATGGCTTTCCTTCAGCAAAAGATGGTGGAGGCCGCGAGTGATATTCACGAGACTGGCGAACAGTTTTCTACCCTCTCGCACATACACCTGACGCAGATTCTGGCGCTGTGTGCAGGCCTGCTCATCCTCGCCACGCTGGTGATGGTACTGGCGGCAAGAGGGCTTCGGCTGATCGACAAGCTTACTCGGGACCGGGAAACGTTGGTGGGTGAGTTGCGTAACGCTGCTCAAACCGATCTTCTGACGGGGCTCTACAACAGGCGCGGCTTCGAGGTCGCCGCCTCGGCGCTCCTTACGCAGGCCGAGCACGGCTCGCACTGGATTTCCGTCGTTCTCTTCGATCTCGATCATTTCAAGAAGATCAATGATGTCCATGGCCATGACGCTGGCGACGCCGTGCTTCGGCACGTTGCCGGCGTTGCGCGCCAGAATTTTCGTTCCTTCGATCTCCTGGTGCGCCATGGGGGCGAGGAGTTCCTGGCTCTTTTACCGGATTCGACGCCCGACGAAGCCGCAATCGTCGCCGAGCGCGTGCGACGGGCGATCGAGACGGCGGAAATCCCGCTTGCGAGTGGCGATTTCCTCAAGGTCACGGCGAGCTTCGGATGCGCCGGCCGGGCAAACGACGCCGCCAACCGGAACTTCGAGGATCTGGTCAAACGCGCCGATCTCGCGCTCTACGCCGCCAAGGCTTCCGGCCGCAATTGCGTCGTGTCGGGGCCGGTCGTGCCGGCCCCGCCGCAGGAGGAGCGACGCAAGACGGCATCGGGCGGCAGTTTTGATTCCCGCATATGA
- a CDS encoding carbonic anhydrase produces the protein MQRFPNTLLNGYRNFMNGRYADARDRYRQLAENGQNPSTLVIACSDSRAAPELIFDAGPGELFVIRNVANMVPPYQPDGHFHSTSAALEFAVQALKVSDIVVMGHGRCGGIRAALDPNAEPLSPGDFIGRWMSLVKPAAEQIQSNDVMTEAERQTALERVSIRNSINNLRTFPEIKALEDAGKMHLHGAWFDISTGELWVMDAETRDFIRPEI, from the coding sequence ATGCAGCGTTTTCCAAACACCCTTCTGAACGGTTATCGCAACTTTATGAACGGGCGTTATGCCGACGCCCGCGACAGGTATAGGCAACTTGCTGAAAACGGCCAGAACCCGAGCACGCTGGTCATTGCCTGTTCGGACTCACGTGCGGCTCCCGAGCTGATCTTCGATGCCGGCCCGGGCGAGCTTTTCGTCATCCGCAACGTTGCCAATATGGTGCCGCCCTACCAGCCGGACGGTCATTTCCATTCGACATCGGCCGCTCTTGAATTTGCCGTGCAGGCGCTGAAGGTCTCGGACATCGTCGTAATGGGCCATGGCCGTTGCGGCGGCATCCGCGCGGCACTCGATCCGAACGCCGAGCCGTTGTCGCCCGGCGATTTCATCGGTCGGTGGATGTCGCTGGTCAAACCCGCAGCCGAACAAATCCAGAGCAACGACGTGATGACCGAGGCTGAGCGACAGACGGCGCTGGAGCGTGTCTCCATCCGCAATTCGATCAACAATCTCAGAACCTTCCCGGAAATAAAGGCGCTCGAGGACGCAGGAAAAATGCACCTTCATGGCGCCTGGTTCGATATCTCGACCGGCGAGCTCTGGGTCATGGACGCTGAAACACGCGATTTCATCCGTCCCGAAATCTAG
- the pdxY gene encoding pyridoxal kinase PdxY has translation MSENAAGAVIVISSHVVRGSVGNRAAVFALETLGHPVWALPTIVLPWHPGHGRSTRLTFAEADFDAAIDDLIRAPWIGEVRAVLSGYFGNAAQARSVARLIAALRQNNPELLYVCDPVMGDLGGLYVPEATAEAIRDHLIPLASLATPNRYELAWLSGAALDDNSAIMEAALALGPSRMLVTSAVPMMAGGTGNLYLSGRHALLAEHRVVENPPNGLGDLLAAVFLSRLLSGLEDEKALQLATASVFEVLARAVKRGSNELMLASDALSLSTPMAMVQMRRLVHPVQRRKK, from the coding sequence ATGTCGGAAAATGCAGCGGGCGCAGTCATCGTTATTTCCAGCCATGTCGTGCGTGGCTCGGTTGGCAATCGGGCGGCGGTGTTTGCGCTGGAGACGCTCGGCCATCCGGTCTGGGCACTGCCGACGATCGTTCTGCCCTGGCATCCCGGCCATGGCCGTTCGACGCGGCTGACATTTGCCGAAGCGGATTTCGATGCGGCGATCGACGATCTGATCCGCGCACCTTGGATCGGCGAAGTCAGGGCGGTGCTTTCGGGCTACTTCGGCAATGCCGCCCAGGCACGCTCGGTCGCTCGGCTGATCGCTGCGCTCCGGCAAAACAATCCCGAACTGCTTTATGTCTGCGATCCGGTCATGGGCGACCTCGGCGGCCTCTACGTGCCGGAAGCGACGGCCGAGGCCATTCGGGATCATCTCATTCCGCTCGCGTCGCTCGCAACGCCGAACCGGTACGAGCTCGCCTGGCTGTCGGGAGCAGCGCTCGATGACAACAGCGCAATCATGGAGGCGGCGCTGGCGCTTGGGCCGTCACGCATGCTCGTCACCTCGGCGGTCCCGATGATGGCGGGCGGTACCGGCAATCTTTACCTTTCCGGCCGCCACGCGCTTCTTGCCGAGCACCGCGTCGTCGAGAACCCGCCGAATGGTCTCGGTGACCTGCTGGCCGCCGTTTTCCTGTCGCGCCTGCTCTCCGGCCTCGAGGATGAAAAGGCGTTGCAGCTTGCCACCGCCAGCGTGTTCGAAGTGCTTGCGCGTGCGGTCAAGCGAGGCAGCAACGAGCTGATGCTGGCCAGCGATGCGCTCAGCCTGTCGACGCCGATGGCCATGGTGCAGATGCGCCGGCTCGTGCACCCGGTGCAGCGGCGGAAAAAATGA